The Rubrobacter naiadicus DNA segment CTGTTCACCGATCTGAATCAAGGGGCGGTGGCCGCACTGCTTCCCTTCCTGGAGGCTCATCGGGGGATATCGCTCGCGGCCGCCGGAGCGTTGGTCTTCGCCTCCACGGCCAGTTCCTCGATAATCCAGCCGCTGTTTGGCGTCTTCTCGGACCGCAGGCCCTTCCCGGCCCTCATGCCGCTCGGGGTGCTCGCAGCCGGGGTGGGGATCGCGCTGGTGGGGATCGCACCCGGGTATCTGAGTACCCTTCTGTGCGTCGTCCTGAGCGGGATGGGCGTCGCGGCCTTTCACCCGGAGGCGGCCAGGTTCGCGAACTACGTCTCTTCGAAGAGTGGGCGGGCCCGGGGCATGAGCTTCTTCTCCGTCGGCGGGAACGCCGGGTTCGCGCTCGGGCCCGCCGTGGCCACGCCGCTCGTTCTGGCCTTCGGGTTGCCGGGGACGCTCTTCATGGCCATCCCGGCTGCTCTGATGGCCGCCGTGCTTTTCCACGAGCTGCCGCGCCTGAGGGAGTTTCGGCCCGAAGAGCCCGCTTCCGGTCCCAGGAGGGTTCCGGCCGGTCGTGACGAGTGGGGGCCGTTCGTGAGGATGACGCTCGTCGTGG contains these protein-coding regions:
- a CDS encoding MFS transporter; its protein translation is MSTIVEGRVDRRGMGALSAGHLFTDLNQGAVAALLPFLEAHRGISLAAAGALVFASTASSSIIQPLFGVFSDRRPFPALMPLGVLAAGVGIALVGIAPGYLSTLLCVVLSGMGVAAFHPEAARFANYVSSKSGRARGMSFFSVGGNAGFALGPAVATPLVLAFGLPGTLFMAIPAALMAAVLFHELPRLREFRPEEPASGPRRVPAGRDEWGPFVRMTLVVAVRSLVYFGLVSFVSSYYHGTLGTSEAMGNVALTLMLFGGAAGTLIAGPLADRFGRRRVLLASMCLLAPLLFLFSVLGPEAGMVVLVLVGASTVGTFAVTTVMGQEYLPNRIGFAAGVTMGFSIGLGGAGAVPLGVMADHFGLHAVVVVLAFLPVIGAVLAYTLPGKARSSGA